TCCATTCTGTACTGGCGTCTCCTGATAAAAAAGCATCGCTTTCTTTCTGGAAGGTCAAAAAGAATTTTCTTTAAAGGTGTAATGAGCTTTTACCCACTCGTCACGAATGAGAGGCAGTTAAGAGAACTGGATGGATGGTTAGTTTCTACTATTTATAGAGCTTTATTGTTAAGATCAAAACTTCTTGCTCAGCATGGATATAACAGAAATCATAGTTTCCCATTCAATCAGTCTAAAGTTAACTTACTTACTAATTGTTCAAAAGTTAACTTACTTACTAATTGTTCAAAAGTTAAAATTAATGGAAAAAAATTATTGGAGATTCCTAGTTTCCTTTTGATCAGCAAAGCATTAAGGAAAGGGTTAATAGAAAATGGCATTGAAAGAGTAATGAATCCCAATTCACAAAATTACAACTACCGATGGTAGGGGACTGGCGGAAGATCACAGGAGTCGAACCTGCCCGGGAACGCTGGCGTCCCCAACTGGATTTGAAGTCCAGCCACCTCACCGGAGATGACGATCTTCCGCGCCTCGATTGCTACATGGAGGCGGGGCGCATTATAGCTACTTTCAGGCATTTACCACATACCCCGACACACTTTTTTCACCTCTCTTTTGACCTGTACACCCCTGTTTCAGTTAATTCCTAAGAAAATCCTCATGTTAGCCCCTCGTGCTCCCAACATTTACCGCGATCACAAAAAACAAGAAACGTAATCTGCTAACCAGAAAACGCAATACCCGCTCCTGAAACAATGGTTTAAAACTCTGTAACCGGTCTCAGCGCCCCCTACAGCGTGAAGGATAAAAAAAGATGAGCGAAGTATTGTCAGTTAAAGAGAAGATTGGCTACGGCATGGGAGATGCCGCCAGCCACATCATTTTTGATAACGTCATGTTGTACATGATGTTTTTCTACACCGATATTTTCGGCATTCCCGCCGGGTTTGTCGGCACCATGTTCCTGCTGGCGCGCGCGCTGGATGCGATCTCCGACCCGTGCATGGGGCTGATTGCCGACCGCACCCGCAGCCGCTGGGGCAAGTTCCGTCCGTGGATTTTGTTCGGTGCCATCCCGTTCGGCATCGTCTGCGTGCTGGCCTACACCACGCCGGACCTCAGCCTCAACGGCAAAATGGTTTACGCCGCAGTTACGTACACCCTGCTGACCCTGCTCTATACCGTGGTCAATATCCCCTACTGCGCGCTGGGCGGCGTGATCACCAACGACCCGACGCAGCGCATCTCCCTTCAGTCCTGGCGCTTTGTGCTGGCAACGGCGGGCGGCATGCTCTCCACGGTGCTGATGATGCCGCTGGTGAACCTGATTGGCGGCGACGATAAGGCGTTCGGCTTCCAGGGCGGCATCGCCGTGCTGTCGGTGGTCGCGTTCCTGATGCTGGCGTTCTGCTTCTTCACCACCAAAGAGCGCATCCAGGTGCCGCCGAGCACCACCTCCATGCGGGAAGACCTGCGCGACATCTGGCACAACGACCAGTGGCGCATCGTCGGCGTACTCACCATCCTCAACATCCTCGCAGTCTGCGTGCGAGGCGGCGCGATGATGTACTACTGCACCTGGATCATGGGCTCGCCGGAGGTGTTCGTCGCGTTCCTCACTACCTACTGCGTCGGCAACCTGATTGGCTCCGCGCTGGCGAAACCGCTCACCGACTGGAAGTGCAAGGTCAGCATCTTCTGGTGGACCAACGCCGCGCTGGCGGTGGTCAGCGTGGCGATGTTCTTCGTGCCGATGCACGCCACCGTGCTGATGTTCGCCTTTATCTTCGTCATCGGCGTGCTGCACCAGCTGGTGACGCCGATCCAGTGGGTGATGATGTCCGATACCGTCGACTACGGCGAATGGACCAACGGCAAGCGCCTGACCGGCATCAGCTTTGCGGGCACGCTGTTCGTGCTGAAGCTCGGCCTGGCGCTGGGCGGGGCGATGATCGGCTGGATGCTGGCAGGTGGCGGCTACGACGCGGCAGCCAAAACCCAGAACAGCGCGACCATCAGCATCATTATCGGCCTGT
This region of Enterobacter asburiae genomic DNA includes:
- a CDS encoding glycoside-pentoside-hexuronide family transporter — its product is MSEVLSVKEKIGYGMGDAASHIIFDNVMLYMMFFYTDIFGIPAGFVGTMFLLARALDAISDPCMGLIADRTRSRWGKFRPWILFGAIPFGIVCVLAYTTPDLSLNGKMVYAAVTYTLLTLLYTVVNIPYCALGGVITNDPTQRISLQSWRFVLATAGGMLSTVLMMPLVNLIGGDDKAFGFQGGIAVLSVVAFLMLAFCFFTTKERIQVPPSTTSMREDLRDIWHNDQWRIVGVLTILNILAVCVRGGAMMYYCTWIMGSPEVFVAFLTTYCVGNLIGSALAKPLTDWKCKVSIFWWTNAALAVVSVAMFFVPMHATVLMFAFIFVIGVLHQLVTPIQWVMMSDTVDYGEWTNGKRLTGISFAGTLFVLKLGLALGGAMIGWMLAGGGYDAAAKTQNSATISIIIGLFTLAPAVCYVLSAIIAKRYYTLKTPFLTKIMGELAQGARRNQQEFETLPVSKELQN